A section of the Streptomyces sp. NBC_01591 genome encodes:
- a CDS encoding ABC transporter permease, which translates to MTAVTMTTPAGARRRTRAATGQLAGTWTLLRLALRRDRIMMPVWVLVLGGSFSSVSSSLGSLYGTAAQRAELAASMNGNSSLRAMYGPVFDDSVGGLVSWRMAAFGAVLAAVMSLIVVIRHTREEEETGRQEMLSSAMVGRRAPITAALLAAVIANAALAVVIAAGLAGSGAGGAGAVALALSVAGTGVLFACTAAIAAQFTESARLAKGLTAAVIGAAFVLKAAGDSAADDGSSALTWLSPIGWAENVRAYADERWWVLLVFAAAVAVQAVLAYGLAGRRDVGMSFLATRPGPAQGRISTAFGLALRLQRGALTGWTLSFAVVGVVFGGLTGGAADLVGDNAKTREIFERMGGQAGLTDAFLAAMVSVLGMVAALYIVASVLRLHGEETAGRAEPVLAGGVSRIGWAAGHLVIAFGGAALLMAVGGLGLAVGYGHELPAVLGASLVQLPAIWLLGGVTVLLYGAFPRAAVAAWGVAGICLALGWLGPAVDMPQAVMDVSPFTHLPKLPGGTGMDWGPVLALTAVAAVLVGAGTGALRRRDVLT; encoded by the coding sequence ATGACTGCCGTGACCATGACGACCCCGGCCGGCGCCCGGCGCCGGACCCGGGCCGCGACCGGGCAGCTCGCCGGGACGTGGACCCTGCTGCGGCTCGCGCTGCGGCGCGACCGGATCATGATGCCGGTCTGGGTGCTCGTGCTCGGCGGCTCCTTCTCCTCCGTCAGCAGCTCCCTCGGCTCGCTCTACGGCACCGCCGCACAGCGCGCCGAACTCGCCGCGTCGATGAACGGCAACAGCTCGCTCCGGGCGATGTACGGGCCGGTCTTCGACGACTCGGTCGGCGGGCTCGTGAGCTGGCGGATGGCCGCCTTCGGAGCGGTGCTGGCGGCTGTGATGAGCCTGATTGTCGTGATCCGGCACACCCGGGAGGAAGAGGAGACCGGCCGCCAGGAGATGCTCTCCTCCGCGATGGTGGGACGCCGCGCACCGATCACCGCCGCGCTGCTCGCCGCGGTGATCGCGAACGCGGCGCTGGCGGTGGTGATCGCGGCGGGCCTGGCGGGGTCCGGCGCGGGCGGCGCCGGTGCGGTGGCCCTCGCCCTGTCGGTCGCCGGGACCGGTGTGCTGTTCGCCTGCACGGCCGCGATCGCCGCGCAGTTCACCGAGAGCGCCCGGCTCGCCAAGGGGCTCACGGCGGCCGTGATCGGTGCCGCGTTCGTCCTGAAGGCGGCGGGCGACTCGGCGGCGGACGACGGCTCGTCCGCGCTGACCTGGCTCTCCCCCATCGGCTGGGCGGAGAACGTACGGGCGTACGCGGACGAGCGCTGGTGGGTGCTGCTCGTCTTCGCGGCGGCCGTCGCGGTCCAGGCCGTCCTCGCGTACGGCCTGGCCGGGCGGCGCGATGTCGGCATGAGCTTCCTGGCGACGAGACCGGGGCCCGCGCAGGGGCGGATCTCCACAGCGTTCGGGCTCGCGCTGCGGCTCCAGCGCGGTGCGCTGACCGGGTGGACGCTCTCCTTCGCCGTGGTCGGTGTCGTATTCGGCGGACTGACCGGCGGGGCGGCCGATCTCGTCGGTGACAACGCGAAGACCAGGGAGATCTTCGAGCGGATGGGCGGACAGGCCGGGCTGACCGACGCGTTCCTCGCCGCGATGGTCTCCGTGCTCGGGATGGTGGCGGCGCTGTACATCGTCGCGTCGGTGCTGCGGCTGCACGGCGAGGAGACCGCCGGTCGCGCCGAGCCGGTGCTGGCGGGCGGAGTGAGCCGGATCGGGTGGGCGGCCGGTCATCTGGTCATCGCGTTCGGCGGTGCGGCCCTGCTCATGGCGGTCGGCGGCCTCGGCCTGGCCGTCGGCTACGGGCACGAACTCCCGGCCGTGCTGGGTGCGTCGCTGGTGCAGCTGCCGGCGATCTGGCTGCTGGGCGGGGTGACGGTCCTGCTGTACGGGGCGTTCCCGAGGGCGGCGGTGGCGGCCTGGGGCGTCGCCGGGATCTGTCTGGCGCTGGGGTGGCTCGGGCCTGCCGTCGATATGCCGCAGGCGGTGATGGACGTCTCCCCGTTCACGCATCTGCCGAAGCTGCCGGGTGGCACGGGAATGGACTGGGGCCCGGTGCTCGCGCTCACCGCCGTCGCGGCGGTGCTGGTCGGGGCCGGGACGGGGGCATTGCGCAGACGCGATGTCCTGACGTAA
- a CDS encoding sensor histidine kinase, which yields MAAGAIGGLRQALFHDAFAYRSMPRLRMDGPVIRRLPKRFRTRAVWAPHALVVAAALIAFLTGIAVSDFPLAELLAVFPAVCVVMTLVRPVGAFWMSLLLTPVTAVVGHGGWPWGPSSFFAHLVVLVVVAARTGPRAAAWMWGLTVLLGTVMENAVWRPGTTTVGMALASAFALLVVAMVQIRRDAEREVTVQRTVTAVERDRRTLLEERTTIARELHDVVAHHMSVVAIQAEAAPYRVENPPPELEQAFVTIRENAVAALTELRRVLGVVRAEDYQAPDAPQPTLAQLDGLLANVGEAGLAAEKTVTGAVRELPQGVELSAYRIIQEALSNTLRHAPGAAAKVEIGYVLGGLGLRIVNGPPTGPVKPSPGAGHGITGMRERVAMLNGDMTAEATGEGGYEIAVFIPVQAGSEPREQREQADQA from the coding sequence ATGGCCGCAGGGGCGATAGGCGGCCTCCGGCAGGCCCTCTTCCACGATGCGTTCGCCTACCGTTCGATGCCGCGGCTGCGGATGGACGGGCCGGTGATCCGTCGGCTGCCGAAGCGGTTCCGGACGCGTGCCGTGTGGGCACCGCACGCGCTGGTGGTGGCGGCCGCGCTCATCGCCTTCCTGACGGGGATCGCGGTATCGGACTTCCCCCTCGCCGAGTTGCTCGCGGTGTTCCCGGCCGTCTGTGTCGTGATGACGCTGGTCAGGCCGGTCGGGGCGTTCTGGATGTCGTTGCTGCTGACCCCGGTGACCGCGGTGGTCGGGCACGGCGGGTGGCCGTGGGGGCCGAGCTCGTTCTTCGCGCACCTGGTCGTGCTGGTCGTCGTCGCGGCCAGGACCGGGCCGCGTGCCGCCGCCTGGATGTGGGGCCTCACCGTGCTGCTCGGCACGGTCATGGAGAACGCCGTCTGGCGGCCCGGGACCACCACCGTGGGCATGGCCCTGGCCTCCGCGTTCGCCCTGCTCGTGGTCGCCATGGTGCAGATCCGCCGCGACGCGGAGCGCGAGGTCACGGTGCAGCGCACCGTGACCGCCGTCGAGCGCGACCGGCGCACGCTGCTGGAGGAGCGCACCACCATCGCGCGTGAGCTGCACGACGTGGTCGCGCACCACATGTCGGTCGTCGCGATCCAGGCCGAGGCCGCCCCGTACCGGGTGGAGAATCCGCCGCCCGAGCTGGAGCAGGCCTTCGTCACGATCCGGGAGAACGCCGTCGCCGCCCTCACCGAGCTGCGCCGGGTCCTCGGTGTCGTACGGGCCGAGGACTACCAGGCGCCGGACGCCCCGCAGCCCACGCTCGCCCAGCTGGACGGGCTCCTCGCCAATGTGGGCGAGGCGGGCCTGGCGGCGGAGAAGACGGTCACCGGTGCGGTACGTGAACTGCCGCAGGGGGTCGAGCTGTCGGCGTATCGGATCATTCAGGAAGCCCTCAGCAACACGCTGCGGCACGCACCGGGCGCCGCCGCCAAGGTGGAGATCGGCTATGTGCTGGGCGGGCTCGGGCTGCGTATCGTCAACGGGCCGCCCACCGGTCCGGTGAAGCCTTCGCCGGGGGCCGGTCATGGGATCACGGGGATGCGGGAGCGGGTCGCGATGCTGAACGGCGACATGACGGCCGAGGCGACGGGCGAGGGCGGGTACGAGATCGCCGTGTTCATCCCCGTGCAGGCCGGTTCCGAGCCCCGGGAACAGCGGGAACAGGCGGACCAGGCATGA
- the kynU gene encoding kynureninase — protein MPENFAAMSESFAARAAALDAADPLADRRKLFTLDDTVYLDGNSLGALPAHVPARVQEVLTREWGELRIRSWDESGWWTAPERIGDRIAPLVGAAAGQIVVGDSTSVNVFKAVVAATRLAPEGRDEILVDATTFPTDGYIATSAARMTGHRIVPVAPAEVPGALGPRTAAVLLNHVDYRTGRLHDLPGLTAAVHEAGAIAVWDLCHSAGALPVGLDEHGVDLAVGCTYKYLNGGPGSPAYIYVAERHQAAFDSPLPGWTSHADPFGMTPEYTPADGAVRGRVGTPDIVSMLTLEASLDVWDGVSIDEVRAKSLALTDFFLMCVAQYAPEGRVPSITPPRAERGSQVALRCEDAEQVMSELITRGVVGDLRRPDVLRFGFTPLYVGFADVERAARVLGEVLAQQ, from the coding sequence ATGCCCGAGAACTTCGCTGCCATGTCTGAGTCCTTCGCCGCGCGGGCCGCGGCACTCGACGCCGCCGACCCGCTCGCGGACCGGCGGAAGCTGTTCACCCTCGACGACACCGTCTACCTCGACGGCAACTCGCTCGGCGCACTGCCGGCGCACGTGCCCGCCCGGGTGCAGGAGGTCCTCACCCGCGAGTGGGGCGAGCTGCGCATCCGGTCCTGGGACGAGAGCGGCTGGTGGACCGCGCCGGAACGGATCGGTGACCGGATCGCCCCGCTCGTCGGCGCCGCCGCCGGACAGATCGTCGTCGGTGACTCCACCAGCGTGAACGTCTTCAAGGCCGTCGTCGCCGCGACCCGGCTGGCGCCGGAGGGGCGCGACGAGATCCTCGTCGACGCGACGACCTTCCCCACGGACGGGTACATCGCCACATCGGCGGCCCGGATGACCGGCCACCGGATCGTCCCGGTCGCCCCCGCCGAGGTGCCCGGCGCGCTGGGCCCCCGTACCGCCGCCGTTCTGCTCAACCATGTCGACTACCGCACCGGCAGGCTCCACGACCTGCCCGGACTCACCGCCGCCGTGCACGAGGCGGGCGCCATCGCCGTCTGGGACCTGTGCCACAGCGCGGGCGCCCTGCCCGTCGGCCTCGACGAGCACGGCGTGGACCTGGCGGTCGGCTGCACGTACAAGTACCTGAACGGCGGCCCCGGTTCGCCCGCCTACATCTACGTCGCCGAGCGCCACCAGGCGGCCTTCGACTCGCCCCTGCCGGGGTGGACGTCGCACGCCGACCCCTTCGGCATGACCCCTGAATACACCCCCGCCGACGGCGCGGTACGAGGCCGGGTCGGCACCCCCGACATCGTCTCCATGCTGACGCTCGAAGCATCGCTGGACGTGTGGGACGGGGTGTCCATCGACGAGGTACGGGCCAAGTCCCTGGCGCTGACGGACTTCTTCCTGATGTGCGTCGCCCAGTACGCGCCCGAGGGCCGGGTCCCCTCCATCACACCCCCGCGTGCGGAGCGCGGCAGCCAGGTCGCGCTGCGCTGCGAGGACGCGGAGCAGGTGATGAGCGAACTCATCACCCGGGGCGTCGTCGGGGACCTGCGCCGGCCGGACGTGCTGCGGTTCGGATTCACGCCGCTGTACGTCGGGTTCGCGGACGTGGAGCGGGCGGCGCGGGTGCTGGGTGAGGTGCTGGCCCAGCAGTAG
- a CDS encoding response regulator transcription factor has translation MSAPTTPTVPSIRVLIVDDQMMVREGFSVLLNAMPGIEVVGEAVDGRQAIAQVAALRPDVVLMDIRMPELNGIEATREIVAADADAKVLVLTTFDLDEYVYQALRAGASGFLLKDASARQLADGVRVVAAGEALLAPTVTKRLINEFSKIAESPRPPALARVGDLTERETEVLVLIAQGRSNSEIASHLVVAESTIKTHVSRILVKLGLRDRTQAAVFAYEARLVTPS, from the coding sequence ATGAGTGCTCCCACCACCCCCACCGTCCCGTCCATCCGGGTGCTGATCGTGGACGACCAGATGATGGTCCGCGAGGGCTTCTCGGTGCTGCTCAACGCCATGCCGGGGATCGAGGTCGTCGGCGAGGCCGTCGACGGCCGGCAGGCCATCGCACAGGTCGCGGCCCTGCGCCCCGACGTGGTCCTGATGGACATCCGGATGCCGGAACTCAACGGCATCGAGGCCACCCGCGAGATCGTCGCCGCCGACGCGGACGCCAAGGTGCTGGTGCTGACCACCTTCGACCTCGACGAGTACGTGTACCAGGCGCTGCGCGCCGGGGCGTCCGGCTTCCTCCTCAAGGACGCCTCCGCGCGCCAGCTCGCCGACGGGGTACGGGTGGTGGCCGCGGGCGAGGCGCTGCTCGCCCCGACCGTCACCAAGCGGCTGATCAACGAGTTCTCGAAGATCGCGGAGAGCCCGCGCCCGCCCGCCCTCGCCCGGGTCGGCGACCTCACCGAGCGCGAGACGGAGGTGCTCGTCCTCATCGCGCAGGGCCGGTCCAACTCCGAGATCGCCTCGCATCTGGTGGTCGCCGAGTCCACCATCAAGACGCATGTGAGCCGCATCCTGGTGAAGCTGGGGCTGCGCGACCGCACCCAGGCGGCCGTCTTCGCGTACGAGGCCCGGCTGGTCACACCGTCCTGA
- a CDS encoding ABC transporter ATP-binding protein gives MTKAITVAGLHKSFGRTHALDGLDLTVETGEVHGFLGPNGSGKSTTIRVLLGLLRADSGAAQLLGRDPWRDAVELHRKVAYVPGDVTLWRNLSGGEVIDLYGSLRGGLDRARRADLVDRFELDPTKKGRTYSKGNRQKVALVAAFASDVDLLILDEPTSGLDPLMEEVFQDCVAEERARGRTVLLSSHILSEVETLCDRVSIIRQGRTVETGSLADMRHLTRTNISADLAAAPNGLARLPGVHDLDVQGMRVTLQVDTDKLDAVLKSLTASGVRTLTSTPPTLEELFLRHYATDGADGADAPGSGEGVGVAAR, from the coding sequence ATGACGAAGGCAATCACGGTGGCCGGACTGCACAAGTCGTTCGGTCGGACACACGCACTGGACGGTCTCGACCTCACCGTCGAGACCGGCGAGGTCCACGGCTTCCTCGGGCCCAACGGGTCCGGGAAATCCACCACCATCCGGGTGCTGCTGGGGCTGCTGCGGGCCGACTCCGGCGCCGCCCAGCTGCTCGGCCGCGACCCGTGGCGCGATGCGGTGGAGCTCCACCGGAAGGTGGCGTACGTCCCGGGTGACGTCACGCTCTGGCGCAACCTCTCCGGTGGCGAGGTGATCGACCTGTACGGGAGCCTCCGCGGTGGCCTCGACCGGGCCCGGCGCGCCGACCTCGTCGACCGGTTCGAGCTCGACCCGACCAAGAAGGGGCGTACGTACTCCAAGGGCAACCGCCAGAAGGTCGCCCTCGTCGCCGCCTTCGCCTCCGATGTGGATCTGCTGATCCTGGACGAACCCACCAGCGGACTCGACCCGCTGATGGAGGAGGTCTTCCAGGACTGCGTCGCCGAGGAGCGTGCGCGCGGGCGGACGGTCCTGCTCTCCAGCCACATCCTCAGCGAGGTCGAAACGCTCTGCGACCGGGTCAGCATCATCCGCCAGGGTCGGACGGTGGAGACGGGCTCACTGGCGGACATGCGCCACCTGACGCGTACGAACATCAGCGCCGATCTGGCCGCTGCGCCCAACGGGCTCGCCCGTCTGCCCGGCGTCCACGACCTCGACGTCCAGGGCATGCGGGTCACGCTCCAGGTCGACACGGACAAGCTGGACGCGGTCCTCAAGTCGCTCACCGCGTCGGGCGTACGGACGCTGACCAGCACCCCGCCCACACTGGAGGAGCTGTTTCTGCGCCACTACGCGACGGACGGGGCGGACGGGGCGGATGCGCCCGGCAGCGGCGAGGGTGTGGGGGTGGCGGCGCGATGA
- a CDS encoding alpha/beta hydrolase family protein has product MSDSAARDRDAAEAESAFSHPPVAPDASAAYGSHPDQLIDFYAPRDGRAGAPVVVVLHGGSWRAPYDRQHVSPFADFLARRGFAVASVEYRRGSEIPQQRGSGPVAGRWPETFDDVAAAMDALPALLARELPEADARRIVVTGHSAGGQLALWAAARHVLPEGSPWRLPAPPQLRGVVALAPIADFTSSVELDVCSGAVGQLLGGEEDFAERAAHADPAVLLPTGIATTVVQGTTDFDVPQAVAEAFVDAAAKAGETVGLTLLPDVGHYPLIDPAADACAVVAEELAQLAW; this is encoded by the coding sequence ATGTCGGATTCTGCCGCGCGCGATCGGGACGCCGCCGAGGCCGAGTCGGCCTTCTCGCATCCACCGGTCGCCCCCGACGCGTCCGCCGCCTACGGCAGCCACCCCGACCAGCTGATCGACTTCTATGCCCCGCGTGACGGGCGGGCCGGGGCGCCGGTCGTGGTCGTCCTGCACGGTGGGTCGTGGCGGGCGCCGTACGACCGGCAGCATGTGTCGCCGTTCGCGGACTTCCTGGCCCGGCGCGGGTTCGCCGTCGCCAGCGTCGAGTACCGGCGGGGCAGCGAGATCCCGCAGCAGCGGGGTTCCGGTCCGGTCGCGGGCCGTTGGCCGGAGACCTTCGACGATGTCGCCGCGGCGATGGACGCGCTGCCGGCGCTGCTGGCCCGGGAACTTCCGGAGGCCGATGCCCGGCGGATCGTCGTCACCGGGCACTCGGCCGGCGGGCAGCTGGCCCTGTGGGCCGCCGCCCGGCACGTACTGCCCGAGGGGTCGCCGTGGCGGCTGCCCGCGCCGCCGCAGCTGCGGGGTGTCGTCGCCCTCGCGCCGATCGCCGACTTCACCAGCTCCGTCGAGCTGGACGTGTGCTCGGGGGCGGTCGGCCAACTCCTCGGCGGCGAGGAGGACTTCGCGGAGCGGGCCGCGCACGCCGACCCGGCCGTGCTGCTGCCCACCGGCATCGCGACGACCGTGGTGCAGGGCACCACCGACTTCGATGTGCCGCAGGCGGTCGCGGAGGCGTTCGTCGACGCGGCGGCGAAGGCGGGCGAGACGGTGGGGCTGACCCTGCTGCCCGACGTCGGCCACTACCCGCTGATCGACCCGGCTGCGGACGCGTGCGCGGTGGTGGCGGAGGAGCTCGCACAGCTGGCCTGGTGA
- a CDS encoding adenylosuccinate synthase, with translation MPALVLLGAQWGDEGKGKATDLLGGSVDYVVRYQGGNNAGHTVVVGDQKYALHLLPSGILSPGCTPVIGNGVVVDPAVLLSELSGLNDRGVDTSKLLISGNAHLITPYNVTIDKVTERFLGKRKIGTTGRGIGPTYADKINRVGIRVQDLYDESILEQKVDAALEQKNQLLAKVFNRRAIESGKIVEEMLQYAEQIKPYVADTTLILNDAIDAGKVVLFEGGQGTLLDVDHGTYPFVTSSNPTAGGACTGAGVGPTKISRVIGILKAYTTRVGAGPFPTELLDEDGEALRRIGGERGVTTGRDRRCGWFDAVIARYATRVNGLTDFFLTKLDVLTGWEQIPVCVAYEIDGKRVEELPYSQTDFHHAKPVYEMLPGWSEDITKAKTFGDLPKNAQAYVKALEDMSGAPISAIGVGPGRTETIEINSFL, from the coding sequence GTGCCCGCACTTGTGCTGCTCGGTGCTCAGTGGGGTGACGAGGGCAAGGGAAAGGCCACCGACCTCCTCGGTGGATCCGTGGACTATGTGGTGCGTTACCAAGGCGGCAACAACGCCGGCCATACGGTGGTCGTCGGTGACCAGAAGTACGCACTGCATCTCCTCCCCTCCGGAATCCTTTCGCCGGGGTGTACCCCGGTCATCGGAAACGGTGTCGTCGTCGACCCGGCCGTCCTGCTCTCCGAGCTGAGTGGGCTGAACGACCGCGGCGTGGACACGTCCAAGCTGCTGATCAGCGGCAATGCCCATTTGATCACCCCGTACAACGTCACGATCGACAAGGTGACGGAACGGTTCCTCGGGAAGCGCAAGATCGGTACGACCGGTCGCGGTATCGGCCCGACGTACGCCGACAAGATCAACCGTGTGGGCATCCGCGTCCAGGACCTCTACGACGAGTCGATCCTGGAGCAGAAGGTCGACGCGGCCCTGGAGCAGAAGAACCAGCTCCTCGCCAAGGTCTTCAACCGCCGCGCCATCGAGTCCGGCAAGATCGTCGAGGAGATGCTCCAGTACGCGGAGCAGATCAAGCCCTACGTCGCCGACACGACGCTGATCCTGAACGACGCCATCGACGCGGGCAAGGTCGTCCTCTTCGAGGGCGGTCAGGGCACGCTGCTCGATGTCGACCACGGCACGTACCCCTTCGTCACCTCGTCGAACCCGACCGCGGGCGGCGCCTGCACCGGTGCCGGCGTGGGCCCGACGAAGATCAGCCGGGTCATCGGCATCCTCAAGGCGTACACCACCCGCGTCGGCGCCGGCCCGTTCCCGACGGAGCTGCTCGACGAGGACGGCGAGGCGCTGCGCCGGATCGGTGGCGAGCGCGGTGTCACCACTGGCCGTGACCGTCGCTGCGGCTGGTTCGACGCGGTCATCGCGCGGTACGCGACCCGGGTCAACGGTCTCACCGACTTCTTCCTCACCAAGCTGGACGTGCTGACCGGCTGGGAGCAGATCCCGGTGTGCGTGGCGTACGAGATCGACGGCAAGCGCGTCGAGGAGCTCCCGTACAGCCAGACCGACTTCCACCACGCGAAGCCGGTCTACGAGATGCTGCCGGGCTGGTCCGAGGACATCACGAAGGCCAAGACCTTCGGTGACCTGCCGAAGAACGCGCAGGCGTACGTGAAGGCGCTGGAGGACATGTCCGGCGCCCCGATCTCCGCGATCGGTGTCGGCCCCGGCCGCACCGAGACCATCGAGATCAACTCCTTCCTCTAG
- a CDS encoding GbsR/MarR family transcriptional regulator, with the protein MTSETEQNMRSGRDAEAVSRFVERFASEMTEAGMQRMASRVFAALLADDDGAMTSSELALALQISPAAVSGAVNYLTQVSMVGREREPGSRRDRYRLLDEVWFTTFASRDRVLTRWESTLKEGVRILGEDTPAGARIAETVAFFEFLQAELVGMMDRWHEHRKTLDFTAGTDAQAPDGRASA; encoded by the coding sequence ATGACCAGCGAAACCGAACAGAACATGCGCTCCGGGCGTGACGCGGAGGCCGTTTCGCGGTTCGTGGAGCGGTTCGCGTCCGAGATGACCGAGGCCGGGATGCAGCGGATGGCGTCCCGGGTCTTCGCCGCGCTCCTCGCGGACGACGACGGGGCCATGACCTCCTCCGAGCTCGCCCTGGCGCTGCAGATCAGCCCGGCGGCCGTCTCCGGCGCGGTCAATTACCTCACGCAGGTCAGCATGGTCGGCCGCGAGCGCGAGCCGGGATCGCGCCGGGACCGCTACCGCTTGCTCGACGAGGTCTGGTTCACCACCTTCGCCAGCCGCGACCGGGTGCTGACCCGCTGGGAGAGCACGCTCAAGGAAGGCGTCCGCATCCTGGGCGAGGACACCCCGGCCGGTGCCCGCATCGCCGAGACGGTGGCGTTCTTCGAGTTCCTGCAGGCGGAGCTGGTCGGGATGATGGACCGCTGGCACGAGCACCGCAAGACGCTCGACTTCACGGCCGGGACGGACGCGCAAGCGCCTGACGGACGCGCAAGCGCCTGA
- a CDS encoding diacylglycerol kinase — protein sequence MSAAQPPGDGAHQLLVVIDPVARRTDGESVRIAKDVLSAGSHAKICLPDGPEEFARALSRRGSRRPVVVGDDRALRRAVAQLHREREPAGSVLSLIPVGTAAALELAHSLGVPLGAVAAARTALDGAARRLDLLVDDSDGVVLGALHIPALSALPGAAAAHTGVTAVWDTCRNLVRTLVRPAPSTPAAPPPTHRLRVEADGVLLNDLDRPVESVTVTSQGGDGGLAEVVIRPPAADPVTTEAKAVTVSGADFRYRADIQVGGPVRTRTWTVRAGAWGLMLPVAEG from the coding sequence GTGTCGGCTGCCCAGCCCCCCGGCGACGGTGCGCACCAGCTGCTGGTGGTCATCGACCCGGTCGCCCGCCGGACCGACGGCGAGTCCGTGCGTATCGCGAAGGACGTGCTGAGCGCCGGTTCGCACGCCAAGATCTGCCTGCCCGACGGGCCCGAGGAATTCGCCCGGGCCCTGTCCCGCCGGGGCAGTCGGCGGCCGGTGGTGGTCGGCGACGACCGGGCGCTGCGGCGGGCGGTGGCCCAGCTGCACCGGGAGCGGGAGCCGGCCGGGAGCGTGCTCTCGCTGATCCCGGTCGGCACGGCGGCCGCGCTGGAACTCGCCCATTCGCTCGGCGTGCCCCTGGGTGCGGTGGCGGCGGCGCGCACCGCGCTGGACGGTGCCGCGCGCAGGCTCGACCTGCTGGTCGACGACAGCGACGGCGTGGTCCTGGGCGCGCTGCACATCCCGGCCCTGAGCGCGCTGCCGGGCGCGGCGGCGGCGCACACGGGGGTCACCGCGGTCTGGGACACCTGCCGCAACCTGGTCCGCACCCTGGTGCGCCCCGCTCCTTCGACGCCCGCCGCCCCGCCGCCCACGCACCGGCTGCGGGTCGAGGCGGACGGCGTGCTGCTGAACGATCTGGACCGCCCGGTCGAATCGGTGACCGTGACCTCGCAGGGCGGCGACGGGGGCCTCGCGGAGGTGGTGATCCGCCCGCCGGCGGCCGACCCGGTGACGACGGAGGCGAAGGCCGTCACGGTCTCGGGCGCGGACTTCCGCTACCGGGCGGACATACAGGTCGGCGGGCCGGTCCGGACGAGGACGTGGACGGTGCGGGCGGGGGCCTGGGGGCTGATGCTGCCGGTGGCGGAGGGGTAG
- a CDS encoding cytochrome P450 codes for MHPSPRSAADAPAFDPWSPAFVADPYPAYAALRATGRVHRFEPTDQWLVPHHADVSALLRDRRLGRTYLHRFTHEEFGRTPPPAEHEPFHILNGQGLLDLEAPDHTRIRRLVSKAFTPRTVEQLVPTVRRLAAELVDSFVEAGGGDLLTAVAEPLPVAVIAEMLGIPESDRAPLRPWSAAICGMFELNPSEETARSAVRASLDFSAYLRELIEERRKNPGTDLISALIAAHDEGERLSEQEMISTCVLLLNAGHEATVNTTVNGWWTLLRHPEQLAALRADHGLLPTAIEELMRYDTPLQMFERWVLDDIEIDGTVIPRGSEVALLFGSANRDPARFAAPDTLDLARQDNPHITFGAGIHFCLGAPLARVELAASFGELLRRAPEMRLAAEPEWNPGYVIRGLKELRVEL; via the coding sequence ATGCACCCGTCTCCCCGTTCCGCGGCCGATGCCCCCGCCTTCGACCCCTGGTCCCCGGCCTTCGTCGCCGACCCGTACCCCGCCTACGCCGCGCTGCGCGCCACCGGCCGGGTGCACCGCTTCGAGCCGACCGACCAGTGGCTCGTCCCGCACCACGCCGATGTGTCCGCGCTGCTGCGCGACCGCCGCCTGGGCCGGACGTATCTGCACCGCTTCACCCACGAGGAGTTCGGCCGCACGCCGCCGCCCGCCGAGCACGAGCCCTTCCACATCCTCAACGGGCAGGGGCTCCTCGACCTGGAGGCCCCCGACCACACCCGGATCCGGCGCCTGGTCTCCAAGGCGTTCACCCCGCGTACGGTCGAGCAGCTCGTCCCGACCGTGCGGCGGCTGGCCGCCGAGCTGGTCGACTCCTTCGTCGAGGCGGGCGGCGGCGATCTGCTCACGGCGGTCGCCGAGCCGCTGCCGGTGGCCGTCATCGCCGAGATGCTCGGCATCCCGGAGTCCGACCGGGCCCCGCTGCGGCCCTGGTCCGCGGCGATCTGCGGAATGTTCGAACTGAACCCGTCCGAGGAGACCGCCCGCTCCGCCGTCCGCGCCTCGCTCGACTTCTCCGCGTATCTGCGCGAGCTGATCGAGGAGCGGCGCAAGAACCCCGGTACGGATCTGATCTCCGCGCTCATCGCCGCCCACGACGAGGGGGAGCGGCTGAGCGAGCAGGAGATGATCTCCACCTGTGTGCTGCTGCTGAACGCCGGCCACGAGGCGACCGTCAACACCACCGTGAACGGCTGGTGGACGCTGCTGCGCCACCCCGAGCAGCTGGCCGCCCTGCGTGCCGACCACGGGCTGCTGCCGACGGCGATCGAGGAGCTGATGCGGTACGACACCCCGCTGCAGATGTTCGAGCGCTGGGTCCTCGACGACATCGAGATCGACGGCACGGTCATTCCGCGCGGTTCGGAGGTCGCCCTGCTCTTCGGCTCCGCCAACCGAGACCCGGCCCGCTTCGCCGCCCCGGACACCCTGGACCTGGCCCGGCAGGACAACCCGCACATCACCTTCGGCGCGGGCATCCACTTCTGCCTGGGCGCCCCACTGGCCCGGGTCGAACTGGCCGCGTCCTTCGGCGAGCTGCTGCGGCGCGCCCCGGAGATGCGGCTGGCGGCCGAGCCGGAGTGGAACCCGGGCTATGTGATCAGGGGCCTGAAGGAACTCCGCGTGGAACTGTGA